ATATGATCATTGCATGCACTATTGCAGTAAAGCAACAgtttatattcaatttttttattcagtattgtttttattatcgaAACAAATGATGTATTTGTATTGCAGAACATTACTATTTCATTATGTAAGGAATGGATTGCGGGATAGATGTCATTATCGAGATGTGAACGCATTTGAGGTGATTAAAGTGTATCGATTCCAAGTGTactttgatgtcattatcagggatatgaacgcaattgggttgatccaagtgtgtggagtccaaacGTACTTCACCAGCCCAATTGGGTTAaaatccccgataatgacatcaatcccgcaagccattacttatatttacaccgacagttcattatttcattccagaattgttaaaaaaatacttcatttcatttaagaaaacctttcagtaatcctttcttacacattctgtaaatagaacaaaattaaaacacttacggcaacaatacatttaacatatcataaattaacactttctttaATGTTGAATTATATTTACGGGAcctgcgatccgaacatattcGAAGATGCTGCGTTCATCGAATGATAACCTAaattgccaaaaggcagttcatttgaGGAATGGAAGTTGCGGTGTAATTATTTAAGGAAcaaattgcgggattgatgttattatcggggaatgaacgcaattgggctggtcaaaatGTGTTGAGTTGTCAATCTAGGTAATTAATGTACACTTATTACGCCATATGATGCatacttaattttttttcacaattattttttaaggttCACCTAAGACAGAAAAAAGCAGAAAGAAAGATGGGTCGTATTATATTTCTTGTCGAAAACGAAGCTCTAGCCATTCAGCAAGGAGAAGTATGTGCAGAACTACTTCCAACTTACAGGACAAAAGTGTTCAGCGGAAACGTCCACAGGTTGAAAAAGCAAATGCTCTGGGATTTCCTTGAAAGGCAAGTCTGTGTGTAATGGTTATGAAAATTATTCTTATATCATATTACAATAAGGCATTGTGAGATTAAGTGTcttattcaatgtttgtttgCCCTTgcctttaaacaaaatgttggtTATTTTTAAGGCTGCTTGGGCCTGTCACTGTATTTTCCCTAAGTTTGACCAACGACCATTTCATTTTAGGGTTATGTGACCTTGAATATGATTTGCAGTTTGTGAAGCGAACTACACCCACCGTATCGATATCGTTCTGTTTCTTGGTACGCATTACCATCATAATGGATAGTAGTGCTTAGCGTGTTTTTCGAGACTTATGGCCAATTTCGAGTCTGATTTGAGTTGTCTGGAAATCGGGATTTTACCACATTTGGccatgttgttttaaatatatcaatctgAATCTTATCACACATTTCTTGACCTATTGGCATGTCGTTTTTATTGACCTCGGCCAACTCTTGGTTAAATGCCGCTGAACATAAGTTTTAAACTTTTGTCTAAAGTAAAGCATTGCGATTGACATTGTGGCATATAAGAATGACTATCCTTGATAAAatctaaaacatttataatgtcTCTTATTTGATTATTTGCCTAGGTTAATCAATACCATCCTGTGTCAAGGTGGCGTTTGGATTTAGTAATCActcctgtgatagctctagtttaatTTATTGCAGAAGAGACATCTTTGTTGTAACGGCACAGCTTTTTTTGAATGCTTTAAAAGCAAAGAACATTGAAAGCGTCAGAGAATTTTCTCTGATTGTGTTCGACGAATGTCATCactcaaacaaacaacacatgtataatgAAATTATGAGCCGATATCTTGACCTAAAACTGCGGGAGAAAGTTGAGTCTTCTGAACTGCCCCAGGTGAGTATCCATCGACGTTGCGTTTGTTATAACATCTCACCGTATTGAATGGCTTGTCGGTCAATAGTAAAAACCACTTGTCCTATCTTGTTAAATagcaaatcatttttattattgagCGACAAGCCTTCTGGTAAgtgttgacatttattttgaaaagttgAATAAAAGGTAATAATTATTACAACTTGCAATGACCTATGCACGATTTATATTGGGAACcatgaaataaaatgctgtaaaaagatatattttaattatagcAATTATGTTAAAATGGGCGAACTGCAACACTACATCCTCCTATTAGCTTACCTCGTTAGTCTCTTATCGGCCTCGTTTCTATATATGGAACTAGATTCACgtatttttttgtgttgttaagctttttaaattaaacgaTCATATTAAGATTctacaaattaattgtaatTTCTACATAAGTCTTCTTTTCAGATTGTTGGACTTACTGCATCTTTGGGCGTTGGTGGAAAAACAGAAAAGGTTCAGGGATTAaatcatatgaaaaaaataatggcaAACATGGACGCAAAGTTTCTCTGTACTGTTAGGACGCCAGATACAATTGAGCAATTGAAACGATTTGCGAACCCGCCGGTTGAAGGTAAATCATACAAATTGACAACTGACTATTTTAACGAAAGTATtgcgttttaaataaaattaatacattttaattaaataacaaattgatgaatttttttatagaattgaATTACAATACAGCTATTTAAAAGGTAAACgagtgttatttttgttattacagaattattgcccGTACATGGAAGAGATGTCGACTTGTTTAAAATTGCTGTACAGGAAATAGCCAAAAACATGTTTGACTATATGACACAAGCTCCAGGTAAATTTAGGATATAAGTggatattgaacattttgacgGGCTTGAATTTCTACAAACAATCTATAACATTGTTTTGGCAATGTTTTCAGTATAATTAggatgatattgttttgtgatttctccttaaattttaactttaaaaaaataattaaaactatgAGAAACATTGATAGAATGTTTACCCTAGAAGAGCTGTAAGTTTTACTAATTCGAAGTTTTATTCATCTAGCTGTACGGGATGCTGCTTCTAATGACAAATTTATACAGACGATATGCAGATTTCCAGCATCATTTGGAACCGAAAAATACCTGCAATGGAATGCGGATTTCATGAAAGCTATCGCCAAAGTCGAATCAAAAGACATCCGCCGAGTGATCAATCCTCATCGAATACATTTAGAAGTAATTCTGTAGCATTTAATTCAGCGGTTGGTAAAACCACATTGATCAAACTacgattttatgaaatttatacgcatgatttgtttgttgatttgttAAGAAAAGCATTTCTAAACCGCGGGTCATTTTTAAAATCGTAAATCTATGAAAATTGCTTTTGATGAAATAGCGCTACAAAATATGATGAGCTTGTGTTCAAATATCGTACGATATTTCGTGTAAAGTTGGACACAGAAGTAGTTTTATGTGTCTTTCCAGATGTACAACAAAGCCTTAATGGTTCATCGTGATGCAAGGATAAGAGATGCATTGGACATTCTTAAAGAGTTTGCAGGTGATGTTTATATCTAGCCGTTGAGTAGTTGAATCTGCTTTATTAGTTTACCTTATGTGTTTGACAATTCTTTATTGTCACAAAGTTGATGCTGTCTGGTAAGACTAATACTTTTTGCTTATGTTGAAACAAGTGTAAGGCTGCGCCATCATCAACTAGTCTTtcgctcgactattcgaagaataaggagggctatactaatGGCCCCCGCGTCGGCGTCGGTGTCTAGTTTATGTTTTAGAggaagttgggattttcacaatacccttcattcaattcacttaatagttcacacagttgttcagtgACATCTCATTATGAGGtgagataactccatattatccttgaTACAAGATATGGCACCTGATagacttaggaacttaggttaaattTTTAGGGCAGGTCAAAGTTTAATGGCAATTCtggattttaatttaaaaaaaacacttctatacagaggttacataactcctttttaaccctaaatacaaattatgttgCCTTATTAGTTAACCTTATGTGTTTTACATTTCTTCATTGTCTTCAAGTTGATGCTGTCTCTGGTAGGacttatatttgtatttgtaatttaCTTATAATTATTGACTAATGAAGGGACAAGTGTAAGGCTGCACTTTTATTTACTAGTTTATACAACCAGTGTTTTTATGTTTCACTGAGCGTTCTAAGGCGGTATGCCCAACATCTGCTGGCTAAAAACAGGTCCTTTGCAAGCTACTGGCTACTGTGCTGTCTTTGTAGTTAACATTGGTCATTCTTGAAGAGTTTATCGAACACTATAGGAAAGTTCCAGCAGAACATCCTACATACACCTTACTCATGGCTATTGGTGTTTAAACTTAGAATACAAGCAgttttaacacttatttgattaaattaattttgcttATATTGTAAATCCAATAATTTACCAGTCCATAGTTTGCGTAGTGTACAAGTCTCACTTTGTGCGCAAAAATAAGGGTGAAGAAAACTTTGATTCATATTGATACATGTGTCGTTGCAATCATTTACACACATCCTTCCTTCTTAGAACCACGAATAGAAACATTCGCCAACGAACCAGAGAACCCCAAACTGATCAAACTAGAGGAGATACTGTTAAGGGTCCTTTCCAGTAACCAGAATGCCCGTGGAATCATATTTGTGCGAACAAAGGAGTTGGCTCAAGCATTGGTTAGATGGGTGAACGAAACAGATAGTTTGAAGGGACTTAATGCTTCCGAATTCACCGGACAAGGTGCTGCAGCTTCGGATGGAGGTCTGGTATTTCAATGATTAGAATGTCAGAGGGCTTAAACAATATGTGTATAAAACgatgaattacattttttttaagtgacACTCCAAAAATTATTCCTCTCTTGTACAATTAATTACCAACTGTttgcatttatgatatttaaccAAAACGATCTGGAGGATTTAGAGTAAAACAAATCCAGCATTTTTAAAAGTAGCTTTTTGTCAAGCTCCTTTATTTACGACCACAGTTTATTCTTAAAATCTATTACTTGGTACTTCAGACATCAGCTTGGAATTCTATTGATGTATTTAATCATGTTTGAATTTCTTTGTCTGTTTGATCTTTGGATTTAAAAGgctaaaaacatttcttttaggGATGACAAAGAGTGGCCAGAAAAATGCGTTGCAGTTCTTTAAAGATGGACAACACCGACTTCTTATTGCGACGTCTGTAGCTGAGGAGGGTCTTGATATATCTAAATGCAACCTTGTGATTCGCTATGAGCATGTCACTAATGAAATCGTCAGACTTCAATCTAGAGGTAAACACTTAATACAATTAATCAGCCAACTGATCGAATTGCGAATATTAACattagtttattatttgtttgctcTATTGTGAAGCTATGCAACTATATAAATTACTTTCCAATCTATTTcttgggtagaaaccagtacacATGATCTTTTTGAGAGACCCAAAAatgtacccctggtggggatcgagcCCTCGACCTCTCTGGTGAGAGGCGGAAACATTAGTTATTAGACTACTCGCACCATCTACAGTTACATACACCGACGATGAAAGAGACAAATATGTTGTCTTTAGTGTGTAAAAGTggatacaatatatataaaaataaaaaaggaagtTTTGTTTATGCCGAAAAAAGCAGTGCGCATCACagaattgaatattatttcaaagcattattaagattatgttataaacaaagataagaaacaaaatgtttttaaacgtTGTAACAGTTCATATATATCTTTCTGATACCACCATCTACCAATTGTAGGGCGGGCGAGAGCAGAAAATAGCTTGTACTATGTTATTGCGGAGGAGGGGTCTTGGATTCTGGAAAAAGAAGAAAGGAATTTTCGGTGTGAGAAACTTATGGAGAAAATCGTCCCCGATCTACAATTGTTCATTGAAGACCCTGCAAATTTCTGGGAGAGGGAGCTCTTAgatattcaagaaaaaatgaaacGGGAGGAGGAAAGACAAGCTCAACAGAGAGCAGTACACATGGCAACTACAGGTGCCCGCTTTGAATGCTTCAATTGCAGTTCTCTAATTTGCTTGTCCGACGACATTAGAGTCATAAAAGGGGCACATCATGTTATCATTGATGAAGAAGCAAAACGACGTCTTATTCTCAAAAAAGGGGCTACCGACTTTGAGGAACCAGAAGGCGCCAAATATGGAGGGGTTTTGTTGTGCGCAAATGAGGAATGCCAACGGCAACTTGGATCGGTTTGTACTTACAACTGCACTGAGTTTCCATTGATGGGGCTCAAGAACTTCAGGGTTGTTGATCAATCTGGAAAAGGCCGTCAGTTTAAGAAATGGAATCAGGTCAATTGCAGACTCGAGGAGTTTACATTTGATGAGTTGAATGCTGTTGTTGCCGAAAGACTTGCCATAGTGTAGGTTACTGGCATTTTGCATTTGACGGAACATCTCGTTTTGTGAAATAACAAACGGACTGTACTAAATCTAGTTATTCGACGCCCTTTTAAATACTTGATCAAAAGTTACAATGTTGTTGATTCTAATGCGAtggtatttgcattttaaaatgtacaaaagccTATCTAAAACACTGATTTCGCTGACATTTGTTGAAATAGTATGTTTTAAATTcgatcatttttttaatgtgttaaatTAATATCTGTAAAATGAAGATGTTGGTACTCATGAAAGCTtcacatattaatgtcatgcattttgataatttgtacGTCGTAGCAACCAGGTCTTTATATACTAAGTGATTGTGTGATTAGCAAAGTTTAAACGCAGTGGCAACAATAAAACATGACgctttaattttaaactttgtaaATGTTGCGACAAGTGAGGTTATGCGCATATACACTTGTTTAAACCTCCATTTAACTCGTAGTCCAGATAACTTGCGCTTCTTTGACTGATCTAAGGTGGTAATCCAATCATTCATTGATACAGCTATTGTAATGTATGTGTGGTCTGGTTGTGGTGTCTGTGCATTTgcgtctctcgttcactgtgtTTCGGCCCTAACTTTATGCCTCTTAACAGGGGTTATACTTGATGTTTGTACTACTTAGCGTGTCCCTTCAGTTTTCATTATGGCAAATTATAGCAAGTTGTTGATTTTGTTAAGAAAACACAACCCGTATTAACTGAACGTTATTTCTTTTAATGGTaatggtgtgtgttttttttttccaaaaaagagTCAAGTAGTATGCACGTCATTTTGCtgatatttaaacattgatttgtCAGCCTCTTTCTACGCCCGAACCAAAACGAATCGTAGGGCTTATGTCTGAATGTACCAAACCTTCTACATGGTGAATTATTAAGGTACTTCATGGCATTAACACCAGGAACATTTGTTTAACTTTGTCAAGAAGAAGAGTGTGTTACCTATAGTACCTTCCTCTATGTATGTAATGCATTCAGATAAAAGGTATACCAAACGTTAATGTCTAGTATAAAGTAATTCCCCAATCTATGCATATAGATACAGGGTACAGCATACCGTCCATGTCTAGTATCTAGTGATAGTGCCTAAGGTTTCGTTATACACATACGCTTGTCATTGCAATAATGTCAAATGTTGATGCCTATTTACACATTTAATGTTCGTGTCATTTTGAAGAAGTATTGCCtacacatatttttaattaatgttgaACTACAACCATTCTAGGCgaaatatgtgtgtttgttatttgtttggaatatttttcacacattcttTCT
The Mya arenaria isolate MELC-2E11 chromosome 12, ASM2691426v1 DNA segment above includes these coding regions:
- the LOC128211229 gene encoding antiviral innate immune response receptor RIG-I-like, which codes for MQVHLRQKKAERKMGRIIFLVENEALAIQQGEVCAELLPTYRTKVFSGNVHRLKKQMLWDFLERRDIFVVTAQLFLNALKAKNIESVREFSLIVFDECHHSNKQHMYNEIMSRYLDLKLREKVESSELPQIVGLTASLGVGGKTEKVQGLNHMKKIMANMDAKFLCTVRTPDTIEQLKRFANPPVEELLPVHGRDVDLFKIAVQEIAKNMFDYMTQAPAVRDAASNDKFIQTICRFPASFGTEKYLQWNADFMKAIAKVESKDIRRVINPHRIHLEMYNKALMVHRDARIRDALDILKEFAEPRIETFANEPENPKLIKLEEILLRVLSSNQNARGIIFVRTKELAQALVRWVNETDSLKGLNASEFTGQGAAASDGGMTKSGQKNALQFFKDGQHRLLIATSVAEEGLDISKCNLVIRYEHVTNEIVRLQSRGRARAENSLYYVIAEEGSWILEKEERNFRCEKLMEKIVPDLQLFIEDPANFWERELLDIQEKMKREEERQAQQRAVHMATTGARFECFNCSSLICLSDDIRVIKGAHHVIIDEEAKRRLILKKGATDFEEPEGAKYGGVLLCANEECQRQLGSVCTYNCTEFPLMGLKNFRVVDQSGKGRQFKKWNQVNCRLEEFTFDELNAVVAERLAIV